One genomic segment of Belonocnema kinseyi isolate 2016_QV_RU_SX_M_011 chromosome 2, B_treatae_v1, whole genome shotgun sequence includes these proteins:
- the LOC117168373 gene encoding actin-related protein 6 isoform X2, giving the protein MIKYLRKLHKIRLVPNCIMKAKSERRRPFIGNQIEECRDASGLFYILPFQKGYLINWDIQKTVWDYIFSKECCPVNLSQMPIIITEPSFNFPSNQEAMEEIFFEEYDCSSLLRINSVSLSYYHYKNKNPNSKCCIVVDCGYSFTHVVPYIKNTKFKEGIRRIDVGGKLLTNHLKEIISYRQLHVMDETYVINQVKEDSCFVSQDFYEDMETAKLKGSSNPIVKDYVLPDFTSLRRGFLQDPGVESEQQTLRLNNERFSIPEILFHPSDVGIRQMGIPEAIIDCLKACEEETWPHLLSNIILTGGSTKFPGFRDRIFKDVRSLAPIEFPVNVVLAENPITYPWEGGKLLSKDPTFSSFLVSKEEYEEEGHTICFERFDT; this is encoded by the exons ATGATAAAATACCTACGAAAGCTACACAAAATAAG GTTGGTACCAAACTGCATAAtgaaagcaaaaagcgaacgacggAGGCCATTCATAGGGAACCAAATCGAAGAATGTCGAGATGCCTCAGGACTTTTCTACATTCTCCCATTCCAGAAAGGTTATCTCATCAACTGGGATATTCAGAAAACAGTCTGGGACTATATATTCTCGAAAGAATGTTGTCCTGTGAACTTGAGCCAAATGCCCATAATAATTACCGAGCCTTCCTTCAATTTTCCCTCGAACCAAGAAGCCATGGAAGAAATCTTCTTCGAGGAATACGATTGCAGCAGCCTCTTGAGAATCAACTCTGTCAGCCTATCGTATTATCACTACAAGAATAAGAATCCCAACTCCAAGTGCTGCATAGTCGTCGACTGTGGTTACAGTTTTACCCACGTAGTTCCATACATCAAGAACACCAAATTTAAGGAAGGCATTCGACGAATAGACGTTGGAGGAAAACTTCTCACAAATCATCTCAAAGAAATAATATCTTATCGTCAGTTGCATGTGATGGATGAAACGTACGTCATCAATCAAGTCAAAGAGGATTCCTGTTTCGTTTCTCAGGATTTTTATGAAGACATGGAAACGGCCAAATTGAAAGGGAGTTCGAATCCGATAGTCAAAGATTACGTTCTTCCAGATTTCACGAGCTTAAGACGAGGATTCCTTCAAGATCCGGGAGTTGAGAGTGAACAGCAGACTCTGAGATTGAACAACGAGAGATTTTCCATACCTGAGATACTTTTCCATCCTTCTGATGTGGGAATTCGACAAATGGGAATTCCGGAGGCGATTATTGATTGTTTAAAAGCTTGTGAAGAAGAAACTTGGCCACATTTGCTTTCTAATATCATTCTCACTGGGGGAAGCACCAAGTTTCCGGGATTTCGGGATAGAATCTTCAAGGATGTGAGAAGTCTTGCTCCGATTGAGTTTCCGGTTAACGTTGTGCTAGCCGAAAA tccaATAACCTATCCGTGGGAGGGTGGAAAGTTGCTTTCGAAAGATCCAACGTTTTCTAGTTTTTTGGTGTCTAAAGAAGAATATGAAGAAGAGGGACATACAATTTGTTTCGAGAGGTTCGATacttaa
- the LOC117168373 gene encoding actin-related protein 6 isoform X1 produces the protein MSNKVFILDNGAYFAKAGLSTEDPKLVPNCIMKAKSERRRPFIGNQIEECRDASGLFYILPFQKGYLINWDIQKTVWDYIFSKECCPVNLSQMPIIITEPSFNFPSNQEAMEEIFFEEYDCSSLLRINSVSLSYYHYKNKNPNSKCCIVVDCGYSFTHVVPYIKNTKFKEGIRRIDVGGKLLTNHLKEIISYRQLHVMDETYVINQVKEDSCFVSQDFYEDMETAKLKGSSNPIVKDYVLPDFTSLRRGFLQDPGVESEQQTLRLNNERFSIPEILFHPSDVGIRQMGIPEAIIDCLKACEEETWPHLLSNIILTGGSTKFPGFRDRIFKDVRSLAPIEFPVNVVLAENPITYPWEGGKLLSKDPTFSSFLVSKEEYEEEGHTICFERFDT, from the exons atgagCAATAAagtatttatattggataatgGGGCCTACTTTGCAAAAGCCGGTTTATCAACGGAAGATCCAAA GTTGGTACCAAACTGCATAAtgaaagcaaaaagcgaacgacggAGGCCATTCATAGGGAACCAAATCGAAGAATGTCGAGATGCCTCAGGACTTTTCTACATTCTCCCATTCCAGAAAGGTTATCTCATCAACTGGGATATTCAGAAAACAGTCTGGGACTATATATTCTCGAAAGAATGTTGTCCTGTGAACTTGAGCCAAATGCCCATAATAATTACCGAGCCTTCCTTCAATTTTCCCTCGAACCAAGAAGCCATGGAAGAAATCTTCTTCGAGGAATACGATTGCAGCAGCCTCTTGAGAATCAACTCTGTCAGCCTATCGTATTATCACTACAAGAATAAGAATCCCAACTCCAAGTGCTGCATAGTCGTCGACTGTGGTTACAGTTTTACCCACGTAGTTCCATACATCAAGAACACCAAATTTAAGGAAGGCATTCGACGAATAGACGTTGGAGGAAAACTTCTCACAAATCATCTCAAAGAAATAATATCTTATCGTCAGTTGCATGTGATGGATGAAACGTACGTCATCAATCAAGTCAAAGAGGATTCCTGTTTCGTTTCTCAGGATTTTTATGAAGACATGGAAACGGCCAAATTGAAAGGGAGTTCGAATCCGATAGTCAAAGATTACGTTCTTCCAGATTTCACGAGCTTAAGACGAGGATTCCTTCAAGATCCGGGAGTTGAGAGTGAACAGCAGACTCTGAGATTGAACAACGAGAGATTTTCCATACCTGAGATACTTTTCCATCCTTCTGATGTGGGAATTCGACAAATGGGAATTCCGGAGGCGATTATTGATTGTTTAAAAGCTTGTGAAGAAGAAACTTGGCCACATTTGCTTTCTAATATCATTCTCACTGGGGGAAGCACCAAGTTTCCGGGATTTCGGGATAGAATCTTCAAGGATGTGAGAAGTCTTGCTCCGATTGAGTTTCCGGTTAACGTTGTGCTAGCCGAAAA tccaATAACCTATCCGTGGGAGGGTGGAAAGTTGCTTTCGAAAGATCCAACGTTTTCTAGTTTTTTGGTGTCTAAAGAAGAATATGAAGAAGAGGGACATACAATTTGTTTCGAGAGGTTCGATacttaa